A window of Nicotiana tabacum cultivar K326 chromosome 24, ASM71507v2, whole genome shotgun sequence contains these coding sequences:
- the LOC107761268 gene encoding truncated transcription factor CAULIFLOWER A-like: MGRGKVQLRRIENKINRQVTFSKRRGGLAKKAHEISVLCDAEVALIVFSHKGKIFEYSSDSCMEQILERYERYSYAERRLLSSNSESSVQENWSLEYAKLKAKIDLLQRNHKHYMGEDLDSLNLKDLQNLEQQLDTSLKLIRSRKNQLMHESISMLQKKEKAIQEENNMLSKKIKEKDKTVGKQAEWHQQNQVPNSASFLLQPHPCLNIGGNYQEEAEEARRNELDLNLDSLYPCHMGCFAT; the protein is encoded by the exons ATGGGGAGAGGGAAAGTGCAATTAAGGCGTATAGAAAATAAGATTAACAGGCAAGTAACGTTTTCAAAGAGGAGGGGAGGTTTAGCGAAGAAAGCACATGAAATCTCAGTGCTTTGTGACGCTGAAGTTGCTTTGATTGTTTTTTCACATAAGGGAAAAATCTTTGAGTACTCTTCTGATTCTTG TATGGAACAGATTCTTGAACGATATGAGAGATACTCATACGCAGAGAGACGCTTGCTTTCAAGTAATTCTGAATCTTCG GTGCAGGAAAATTGGAGTCTGGAATATGCTAAACTCAAGGCTAAGATTGATCTCCTACAAAGGAACCACAA gcattatatgggagaagATCTTGACTCATTGAACCTAAAGGACCTGCAAAACTTGGAACAACAACTTGATACTTCTCTTAAGCTTATTCGATCAAGAAAG AACCAACTCATGCATGAGTCAATCTCTATGCTACAGAAAAAG GAAAAGGCAATCCAGGAGGAGAATAACATGCTATCCAAGAAG ATTAAGGAGAAGGATAAGACAGTAGGGAAGCAAGCTGAATGGCATCAGCAAAATCAAGTTCCAAATTCAGCATCTTTCCTCCTACAACCACATCCTTGCCTAAATATTGG AGGTAATTACCAAGAGGAAGCAGAAGAAGCAAGGAGGAATGAGCTTGACCTAAATCTTGATTCCTTGTACCCATGCCATATGGGATGCTTTGCCACATGA